A window from Bacillota bacterium encodes these proteins:
- a CDS encoding SHOCT domain-containing protein, which translates to MALGWLIPLAIIGLIVWLIVRRPGGGAVLPAEPAGDRALEVLRERYARGEITEEEYKRMRDVLKDR; encoded by the coding sequence ATGGCGCTGGGATGGCTGATCCCCCTGGCCATCATCGGCCTGATCGTCTGGCTGATCGTGCGGCGGCCCGGCGGCGGCGCCGTGCTGCCCGCCGAGCCGGCCGGAGACCGGGCGTTGGAGGTCCTGCGCGAGCGCTACGCCCGCGGTGAGATCACCGAGGAGGAGTACAAGCGCATGCGCGACGTGCTCAAGGACCGCTGA
- a CDS encoding metal-sulfur cluster assembly factor: MAEATLPTEEQILNALRVVNDPEIGLNVVDLGLVYGVDIDDEGNVQIRMTLTFPGCPLGDQVTQDVQAALSIVPGVRDVRVEIVWEPLWTPDMMSEDAKRALGWAM, translated from the coding sequence ATGGCGGAGGCGACGCTGCCGACCGAGGAGCAGATCCTGAACGCACTCCGCGTGGTCAACGATCCCGAGATCGGCCTCAACGTGGTCGACCTCGGCCTGGTATACGGCGTCGACATCGACGACGAGGGGAACGTGCAGATCCGCATGACGCTCACCTTCCCCGGCTGCCCGCTGGGCGACCAGGTGACCCAGGACGTCCAGGCGGCGCTCTCCATCGTGCCGGGGGTGCGCGACGTCCGGGTCGAGATCGTCTGGGAGCCCCTGTGGACGCCGGACATGATGAGCGAGGACGCCAAGCGGGCGCTCGGCTGGGCCATGTAG
- a CDS encoding response regulator transcription factor produces the protein MARVLVVDDEAPIRRVVRAYLERDGHQVWEAGDGDEAWRAFDQSHPDLVVLDLLLPGLPGLELLQRIRAAGRTGVILLTARGEEADRVAGLRLGADDYVTKPFSPAELAARAEAVLRRLGAAGGPAPAPGTPEATPPAASLLRIGGLALDPVAHRATLEGRLLDLTPTEFRLLEALMREPGRAFSRGQLAERALLHADDAVERTIDSHVRNLRRKLGDDPETPRYIETVFGVGYRLRAG, from the coding sequence CTGGCGCGCGTGCTCGTGGTCGATGACGAGGCGCCCATCCGCCGGGTGGTCCGCGCCTACCTGGAGCGGGACGGGCACCAGGTGTGGGAGGCCGGCGACGGGGACGAGGCATGGCGGGCCTTCGATCAGAGCCACCCCGACCTGGTCGTCCTCGACCTCCTGCTTCCCGGCCTCCCCGGTCTCGAGCTCCTGCAGCGCATCCGGGCCGCCGGTCGGACCGGGGTGATCCTCCTCACCGCCCGCGGCGAGGAAGCCGACCGGGTGGCCGGCCTCCGCCTCGGGGCGGACGACTACGTCACCAAGCCCTTCAGCCCGGCGGAGCTGGCGGCCCGGGCGGAGGCCGTCCTGCGGCGGCTGGGCGCGGCCGGGGGGCCCGCACCCGCCCCCGGCACCCCGGAAGCGACTCCCCCGGCGGCGTCGCTCCTCCGCATCGGGGGGCTGGCGCTCGACCCGGTGGCGCATCGCGCCACCCTGGAGGGTCGCCTGCTCGACCTCACACCGACGGAGTTCCGGCTTCTGGAGGCACTGATGCGGGAGCCCGGGCGCGCCTTCTCCCGCGGTCAGCTGGCGGAGCGGGCGCTCCTCCACGCCGACGACGCGGTGGAGCGGACCATCGACAGCCACGTCCGCAACCTGCGCCGCAAGCTGGGCGACGACCCGGAGACGCCGCGCTACATCGAGACCGTCTTCGGCGTCGGCTACCGCCTGCGCGCCGGCTGA
- a CDS encoding formate--tetrahydrofolate ligase — MTPARPSVRPIAEVAAELGLEEPEWEPYGRDVAKVTMEALERRGVTGEPGRPLGRLPGRLVLVTAITPTTAGEGKTTTSIGLADALRRLGHRAAVALREPSLGPALGAKGGATGGGLASLVPADRINLHFTGDLHAITTANNLLAALIDNHLHHGGEPALDPRRITFHRALDMDDRALRHVVIGLGGATGGVPREEAFLITAASEVMAVFCLASGTADLEARLGRILVGWSRDGQPVTAADLGAAPAMAALLGTALQPNLVQTLEGTPALVHGGPFANIAHGANSILATRLGLASAEITVTEAGFGSDLGAEKFADITARAGGFTPSAVVLVASVRALKLHGGVDRKALEREDLPALERGLPNLGAHLRIVEQMGVPVVVAVNRFPSDSEAELERVLAYCSEQGVPAALSEVYARGGEGGLALAERVLEALAASPGEAPFRPFYGEALPVTETLESLARRVYGASGVEYAKEAETALRQLERAGLDRLPVCVAKTQYSLSDDPKLGGTPRGPWTLHVRELRPSAGAGFVVALTGEILTMPGLPRHPAALSVRLGEDGRVEGIL, encoded by the coding sequence ATGACGCCTGCGCGCCCTTCGGTCCGGCCCATCGCCGAGGTGGCGGCGGAGCTGGGGCTGGAGGAGCCGGAGTGGGAGCCGTACGGCCGCGACGTGGCCAAGGTGACGATGGAGGCGCTGGAGCGGCGGGGCGTCACCGGCGAGCCGGGGCGGCCGCTGGGGCGGCTTCCTGGCCGGCTGGTGCTGGTGACGGCGATCACGCCCACCACCGCCGGGGAAGGGAAGACCACGACCAGCATCGGCCTGGCGGACGCGCTGCGCAGGCTCGGACACCGCGCGGCGGTGGCGCTGCGCGAGCCCTCCCTCGGCCCGGCGCTGGGCGCCAAGGGCGGCGCCACCGGCGGGGGGCTGGCCAGCCTGGTCCCCGCCGACCGGATCAACCTCCACTTCACCGGCGACCTGCACGCCATCACCACCGCCAACAACCTGCTGGCGGCGCTCATCGACAACCACCTCCACCACGGTGGCGAGCCGGCGCTCGACCCGCGCCGGATCACCTTCCACCGGGCGCTGGACATGGACGACCGGGCGCTCCGCCACGTCGTGATCGGCCTGGGCGGCGCCACCGGCGGCGTCCCGCGCGAGGAAGCCTTCCTGATCACCGCCGCCTCGGAGGTGATGGCGGTCTTCTGCCTCGCCTCCGGCACCGCCGACCTGGAGGCGCGGCTCGGCCGCATCCTCGTCGGCTGGAGCCGCGACGGCCAGCCGGTGACCGCCGCCGATCTGGGCGCGGCGCCCGCCATGGCGGCGCTGCTGGGGACGGCGCTCCAGCCCAACCTGGTCCAGACGCTGGAGGGGACGCCCGCGCTGGTGCACGGCGGCCCCTTCGCCAACATCGCCCACGGCGCCAACAGCATCCTGGCCACGCGCCTCGGCCTGGCGAGCGCCGAGATCACGGTGACGGAGGCCGGCTTCGGCTCCGACCTGGGCGCCGAGAAGTTCGCCGACATCACCGCCCGCGCAGGCGGCTTCACCCCCTCGGCCGTAGTGCTGGTGGCCAGCGTCCGCGCGCTCAAGCTGCACGGCGGCGTCGACAGGAAGGCGCTGGAGAGGGAGGACCTGCCCGCGCTGGAGCGCGGGCTGCCCAACCTGGGGGCGCACCTCCGCATCGTGGAGCAGATGGGCGTGCCGGTGGTGGTGGCCGTCAACCGCTTCCCCTCGGACAGCGAGGCGGAGCTGGAGCGGGTCCTGGCCTACTGTTCGGAGCAGGGCGTGCCGGCGGCGCTGAGCGAGGTCTACGCCCGCGGCGGGGAAGGGGGCCTGGCGCTGGCGGAGCGGGTGCTGGAGGCGCTGGCGGCCTCGCCGGGCGAGGCTCCGTTCCGGCCCTTCTACGGGGAGGCGCTGCCGGTCACCGAGACCCTGGAGTCCCTGGCGCGCCGGGTGTACGGCGCCTCCGGCGTCGAGTACGCCAAGGAGGCGGAGACGGCGCTCCGCCAGCTGGAGCGGGCGGGTCTCGACCGGCTGCCGGTCTGCGTCGCCAAGACGCAGTACTCGCTGAGCGACGACCCGAAGCTGGGCGGCACGCCGCGGGGGCCGTGGACGCTCCACGTCCGGGAGCTCCGGCCCAGCGCCGGCGCCGGCTTCGTGGTGGCGCTGACCGGGGAGATCCTGACGATGCCCGGCCTGCCGCGCCATCCTGCAGCGCTCTCGGTCCGCCTGGGCGAGGACGGGCGGGTGGAGGGGATTCTCTAG
- the uvrC gene encoding excinuclease ABC subunit UvrC, with translation MGEKQITSGTATAQAGGPEIQETLRQLPDQPGCYLFRDAAGQVIYVGKAVSLKNRVRSYFHNPAGLTPKVAAMVPQIARIETVVTDTETEALALECNLIKHYRPRFNVRLRDDKNYPYLRVDLNAEWPTIRLVRNMRGDGARYFGPFTNSGAVRETLRALRKVFPWRSCSDRRLAQGGPPCLYFHIHRCLAPCDGRVDRESYHAMMEELVAFLEGRRGELIQRLEKRMFEAAEEERYEQAAVYRDQLAALRQVTERQKIVSQALEDADVIALGRGEHAVWAQVLYVREGKVVDEAAFDLTGVEGESDAEVLGAFVKQYYAQAAQIPPQVLLDQPIDEREAIREWLRLRRRDLAGSPRLEVRVPRRGPRRELAAMARKNAQLLVEREEEEWARRRASTEGAVEQLRDWLDLPRPPHRIECFDISSTQGEEPVGSMVVFTDGKPSRSHYRRFRTQALEGPDDYDAMREVIYRRFRRALVERDPKFLPLPDLLLVDGGKGQLNAALEAMRLAGADPGRIPAFGIAKEKEWLFAPDRNDPIILPADSPALHLVQRSRDEAHRFAITYHRQRRSRATLRSLLEGVPGIGPKRTKALLRAFPSLEAMEQAGEEALARVPGMTRAAARQLLDMLRSRA, from the coding sequence ATGGGTGAGAAGCAGATCACGTCCGGCACGGCAACGGCCCAAGCCGGCGGCCCCGAGATCCAGGAGACGCTCCGGCAGCTGCCGGACCAGCCCGGCTGCTACCTCTTCCGCGACGCGGCCGGACAGGTGATCTACGTCGGCAAGGCGGTCTCGCTGAAGAACCGCGTCCGCTCGTACTTCCACAACCCGGCGGGCCTGACGCCCAAGGTGGCGGCCATGGTGCCGCAGATCGCGCGCATCGAGACGGTCGTCACCGACACCGAGACCGAGGCGCTGGCGCTGGAGTGCAACCTGATCAAGCACTACCGGCCGCGCTTCAACGTCCGCCTGCGCGACGACAAGAACTACCCCTACCTGCGCGTCGACCTGAACGCGGAGTGGCCCACCATCCGCCTGGTGCGCAACATGCGCGGCGACGGGGCGCGGTACTTCGGCCCCTTCACCAACTCCGGGGCGGTGCGCGAGACGCTCCGCGCCCTGCGCAAGGTCTTCCCCTGGCGGAGCTGCTCCGACCGGCGGCTGGCCCAGGGCGGCCCGCCCTGCCTCTACTTCCACATCCACCGCTGCCTGGCGCCCTGCGACGGGCGCGTGGACCGGGAGAGCTACCACGCCATGATGGAGGAGCTGGTGGCCTTCCTGGAGGGGCGGCGGGGCGAGCTGATCCAGCGGCTGGAGAAGCGGATGTTCGAGGCCGCCGAGGAAGAGCGGTACGAGCAGGCGGCCGTCTACCGCGACCAGCTGGCCGCCCTCCGCCAGGTGACCGAGCGCCAGAAGATCGTCAGCCAGGCGCTGGAGGACGCCGACGTGATCGCGCTCGGCCGCGGCGAGCACGCCGTCTGGGCGCAGGTGCTCTACGTCCGCGAGGGCAAGGTGGTCGACGAGGCCGCCTTCGACCTGACCGGCGTCGAGGGCGAGTCCGACGCCGAGGTGCTGGGCGCCTTCGTCAAGCAGTACTACGCGCAGGCGGCGCAGATCCCGCCGCAGGTCCTCCTGGACCAGCCCATCGACGAGCGGGAGGCGATCCGCGAGTGGCTCCGCCTCCGGCGCCGCGACCTGGCCGGCTCGCCGCGGCTGGAGGTCCGCGTGCCCAGGCGGGGGCCCCGGCGGGAGCTGGCGGCCATGGCGCGGAAGAACGCACAGCTCCTGGTGGAGCGGGAGGAAGAGGAGTGGGCCCGCCGCCGCGCCTCCACCGAAGGCGCCGTCGAGCAGCTCCGGGACTGGCTCGACCTGCCCCGCCCGCCGCACCGCATCGAGTGCTTCGACATCTCCAGCACCCAGGGCGAGGAGCCGGTCGGCTCCATGGTCGTCTTCACCGACGGCAAGCCGAGCCGGAGCCACTACCGCCGCTTCCGCACCCAGGCGCTGGAGGGGCCGGACGACTACGATGCGATGCGCGAGGTGATCTACCGCCGCTTCCGCCGGGCGCTGGTGGAGCGCGATCCCAAGTTCCTGCCGCTTCCCGACCTCCTCCTCGTCGACGGCGGCAAGGGCCAGCTGAACGCCGCCCTGGAGGCGATGCGCCTGGCGGGCGCCGACCCGGGGCGGATCCCCGCCTTCGGCATCGCCAAGGAGAAGGAGTGGCTCTTCGCGCCCGACCGGAACGACCCGATCATCCTGCCCGCCGACTCGCCCGCGCTCCACCTGGTCCAGCGGAGCCGCGACGAGGCGCACCGCTTCGCCATCACCTACCACCGCCAGCGCCGCAGCCGCGCCACCCTCCGCTCGCTGCTGGAGGGCGTCCCCGGCATCGGCCCCAAGCGGACCAAGGCGCTCCTGCGCGCCTTCCCCTCGCTGGAGGCGATGGAGCAAGCGGGAGAGGAAGCGCTGGCGCGCGTCCCCGGCATGACCCGGGCGGCCGCGCGCCAGCTCCTCGACATGCTCCGTTCCCGCGCCTGA